Proteins encoded together in one Paracoccus sp. SMMA_5_TC window:
- a CDS encoding DUF5337 domain-containing protein: protein MTRPDRNQLSSPASAAADAGQMRLVAVVIAVTILLWLGVQWLGGRMGWPAKYAFLADLMAIGALIWSLLVTWRIWRRRNASSQRQG, encoded by the coding sequence ATGACGCGGCCTGACAGAAATCAACTGTCGTCGCCAGCGAGTGCGGCGGCAGATGCGGGCCAGATGCGGCTGGTGGCGGTGGTGATCGCCGTCACCATTTTGCTGTGGCTGGGGGTGCAATGGCTGGGGGGCCGAATGGGCTGGCCTGCGAAATACGCCTTTCTCGCCGATCTCATGGCGATTGGGGCCTTGATCTGGTCGCTTCTGGTGACCTGGCGGATCTGGCGGCGGCGCAATGCGTCCTCGCAGCGACAAGGATAA